Within Anopheles ziemanni chromosome 2, idAnoZiCoDA_A2_x.2, whole genome shotgun sequence, the genomic segment TGAACCATGATCGGTAGTCAAACGCTGGATGAGCTCGTCCAGCAGTGGTTCTTCGTATGAGATGCGGTAGTAACCGGTCGAGTGAGGATTGAATGTCACCGTTTCTCCCTCAGCAAGTGGAATACTGTACGAAACCTCCGAGATGTGCGGTGGCATCCAGAATGCGGGCAACTTCTCGTACGCCGTGTTGGATTGCGTCGAGAAGGAGATCGGAATCCACCAGGAGCTATTAAGGGGATCCTCCTGAGGTTCAGCATAGTAGCGCGTCTGTGTGAAGTAGAACTCACTTCGATTACGTCGTACCGACACAATCGGAACGCCGGCCTGATTAGACCAGGAACCGAAAATTTCATGCATGGACAGGTTCGCTGGCAGTGCTTTGTCTTCTTTAGCGGCTTGATCTAGACTATCGAAAAGATTAGACTCTTCAACAACCCCGCGGGGCTTGCTGTTCATGAAGGAAGAGAACAACAGACatggaattaaaaaaatagaaacaaaattattgTAGTGAAATTGTGCACTTACTTTTGCTGCAAATAGTAGCGTAATCCCTTCTGGAAGGTACGCTCTCCGAGGGCGTAGTGCATCATGCGCAGAACGCTGGCCGCTTTGTCATAAACAACATTATTAAAGCGATGCTTAATTCCGTGGCGCGTTTCATCGTAATGTGTCATCGGAATAACATTTGGCCATTTGTCTACGTTGAAGGCTTTTTGCATGGTGTCCGCAACAAATAGTTCTCGATGGATGAGGTCTGGATGGCTCTAGATAGTTTAAGGTTAGATGAGATTCGTTAGAAAAATCATGCAGGGAAGTAAGCCCAACTTGCGTCGTACCAAAGATCCTATGTAACATTCATAAAAGCGAGCTAAGCCTTCATTCAACCACAAGAAGCTCCACCATTTCGGTGCCAGCAGGTTGCCAAAGAACTGATGTATGTACTCATGAGCAATTGTCTCCACCACGACTACCTGCCGGCTAAACCCATGCTTTAGTGGATCAAAGAGAACCATTGATTCCCTGTAGGTTACTAGGCCCCAGTTTTCCATGGCCCCATTTGCGTAGTCACTGTCCGGGATGGCAACATTGTCGATTTTGGACAGAGAATACCGCTCGTTGAAGTAGCGCTCCATTACAGGGATAAACCGCTTCGAAGCATTGACAGAGAACGTAAGAAGGTTTGCCGACTGAGGCTTAGCCCAGGTCGCTACCGTTAGCATTGTTTGTGGTAATGTTGCTTCTTCACCCACGAAATCGGATACGAGCCAGGCAACCAGGTAAGTCTGCATAGGGGGAGTTTTTTCGAACTTAAATATCTTACGGTCGCCATCAACCGTTGACTTGCCCGGTGTGTTCGAGCGCACGTGATACTCCAGGCCGCACGTGACGACGATTTCGAAGGTTGCTTTTATTCCTGGTTCATCGTAGCACGGGAATGCAGTTCTTGCATCAATGGGTTCGAACTGCGTCAACCCTAGGTGGCtagtaattaaatttgattgtgGAGTAATAAATGGGTTATTCTGTTAGTATCAACAATAATAAGTACTCAACACTAGAAAAacttaaaacattcaaaataactCACCGTGTAGTACCATTAGCGCTGACATAAGATGAACGGTAAAACCCTGCTCGATCGTATCGGTCGATAGTGTTGGTGAACGCGATGTCAAGCATGTAGGTTCCGCTGGTCGGTTGTACCACCTCTCCCACATTAATTACCAGAAACTCCTTCTCCTTGTCGAACACGTATCCTTTGATCGGTATTTGATTTTGTACACTATTAAGTAACTTCAGACTTTTGATCACACTGCGCACACTGTGCAGCACAATCTGATCAGTTGGTTTGACTACTTTGATTTCAATCTGTAACGTTCCGGTGTACTCGAAAATGCCCCGGTCAATATAGGTTTCTAGCTGAAGACTGTAGTGTATAGGGACGGTGTTGTTTGGAAGGCGGAAACTGAAAAAACCACGCCGTGGTCTAGAGTTCTGTCCTCTTACATTGTTGCTTCCGAGCAAAACGAAGGCTACTACCAACAGTGTTCGACAGTTCATCTTTCCAGAAGAGACACCAAACTACGAGTACCTTAAACCACTTCCAGCAAACGggtatttatttgaaatggACTATTCGTTTTTCCATCTGCAACGAAGTGTGGTAAATTGTAAACGACGTTGGTTCGTGAACCTATTAGTTTTCATATCTGCGTCTCGTGGTAAAATCTAGCCAAGGACACTGGGAGGGAAAGCTGGCATTGTAAAGCTGCAGCATAAGCAAAGATAATAAAACTTTATTGGCAGTTATTTGACCTTTCATTTCATCAACGTTGCAAGCATGCATAACTCAAAAGAATAACTGTTAAAAACTGTTACCGAGTAGTTTATTtgtgataatttaaaatacaatatTTGTTCCGTACACTCATATATATGTTATTTGTTTGAACTGGTTTAGCTGCAGTGGTTGTAATACTCTGCTAAAACAGTTTCAGAAGTTGGATCAACTGCAAATAAGAAACAATAatcatcaaataaaatattaaaaatcacTCCATTAACAAAATCGAGATTCAAGTGAACTAATTCGTTGGTTGTACGTACCTCATAGTATCGGCCAATATTATCCGCTCGTCGCTCGATATCGGCAAGGATATCCAAAAACGCTGGTTCGCTTGCAATGCTGTAATCCGAAGTTAAAGTCAAATGAAATCAATTGACCGATACGTTCTATAGGACTTCCGAGACATACCTTTGTAATATATCGAGGAAATTGCGAGACAACCAGTGATCGACCGCATCATAGCCGATGGCCGACTGCTGGTATACAGCCGTTAAAACCATCTCCCATTCCCCAGAGAGATACATCGTCGGCCGTTCCAGGATGGACAAGAGCAACGCGTCCAGAAATGTAGCATCCTCTGCACAGGCCAGCGTGTCGATGATGAACGCTCGCTCCCGATAATCGGTGACCGTCTCTAATCGCAGCCATAGGGCCTCGAGTTGCTCTAGACTGGCGATCGTAGCGCCACCACAGTATACACTTCTCTTCAGATAGGCCGGTATAGAAACGGCACCGGTAAAGTCATCCAGCATCCTGGATAGGGCTACCGTGCGACAAGCAGCTAGTCCCATGCGGCAACTCCACTCGATCACGGTACTACGTAGTTGTTGAAGTTCGTGTGCATCATCGGGCCCTGCGTCGAAGCGCACCAGGTTGAAGACATTCGTAATTTGTGCTGCAACGAAGGTCTATATGATGGGAATGTTTAGTGACGCGTGATCTCCAATTAAGAATCCTAGTTAAATGATCATAGCACATACCGCAAATGCTTCGTACGCAGAACGATCAGGGATTAGTGCGCCTTGTAAAACTCCCAGATTGTCTGCAGCCAGTGCCACGGTCCACGGTATGGCGTCGACTTCCTGACCTATGTACTGTAGCAAGCTGAACAGTATCGTGGCATCGTTACGCTCTGTTTGGAAAAGCTTGAAGCAATCGTCGAGCAGTTGGCCCCGGGAAGCCGGTGGAATGCTCGTTGGATCCGAAATAAGATGCCGTATCAAACGCTCCCAGAGATTCACATCGTAGTTCACCCGATAGTAGGCGATCTGGTGTGGATTCAATAGAATTAGCGTATTCTCAGTGACAGCTGGTTCCGGCCACGTAACCTGGGAAGTGCCTTGTGGTATCCACAATTGTTTTCGCTGAGTGGTGCCCGCCGTCAACAGGTCGTAGGCGATAGGAATCCACCACGTACGGTCGGAGGAAGTAGTTATATCGGCGTTAAGATAGTGCTCTTGCCGGAAGACAAGCTCGTCACCGTGCAGTTCTACCGTGACCAGGGGATAGCCGGACTGGTAGATCCAGGGACGCATGAGGCTTGCGACGTCATATGACACCGGAAGCACAGCATCTTCCTGGGCGGCACTTTGGAGGCTTGCGAATAGATCATCCGGCGTAACAGATTTGTCTTTGCTGGAAAATATTGTACACGCAAAAGGAGATGTTTATGAAATCgaacaaattttccaaaaacatttcatCAGTATGCATTACTTTGTGTTTATGTATCTTCGCATGCCCTTCTGGAACGTTCTTTCGCCGAGTGCGTGATGGAACATGCGAAGAACACTGCCCGCCTTTTGGTACGAAATGATATCAAACATACGCTCGACATCACGCCGTGTATCCACCTCGTACGAAATTGGCCTAATGTTGATGTTACTGTCCACCAGCAAGGCCGTTTGAAGCGCCTCGATGGTAAAAGTTTCCCTAAATCGAATGCTTGGCTCGAGCTGTAGAAGGTGTAAAGGGGTTTgataaatgtaaaaacaacaaacctcaTTATGTGACTCATTTACCGTACCTCGCTGGTAAGATAGTACTCATAAAGCGTGGCGAATCCCTCGCTCAGGAACAGATCGGACCACCAGTGCGGTGTGAGCAGGTTGCCCAAAAGCTGATGCACAAACTCGTGCACGATGGTGGCGATGACATTCTCCTTATCGCGGTTCGTACCGGTCGCTTCGTCGTACAGAAGGTACGGCTCGGCGTAGATGACTAAGCCCCAGTTTTCCATTGCGCCAAAGTACAGGGCCGGCACGGCAAGCTGGTCGAGCTTCGGAAGATCGTACGTTTGATTGAAGTACTGCTCGACTGCCCGAATGGCGGCGGCCCCTGAAGTAAGACCGTATGCTTGCGCACTGGCGGTCGTTCCCGGTGGCGCTAGAACCTCCATGTTGATGGTGGATGGGGGAGACCTCAAGGTGGTTCGCGTACTAAGAAACCCATCGGTTATCGCAAACGCGACCAGGTACGTCGGCATTCGTGGGGTCGTTTGGAAGCGCGTCTGTTTAATACCGTTGCCACtaatgataaataaattgatgATCGATAATTATCAACAGGAACGAGGCGCAAAGCATTAGTCATCCATTTATCAAAGACCTAAGCAAACCATCAATTCAATAAATACCACTCATAAAACGATAAAGATGATATTTCGCAACATTGTACACTATTTCCCAAATCATGCATAAAAAagagggggattttggtcaaattaaaaaaaaaacttccataAAACCATTTGTCTAATAAAAGAAGGAATGCTGGAGCTTAAAAAGTAAGGATACATAATGCCTAACATTGGAACCAAGAATgacatttttcaatctttagAACGACATCACAGAAAGGAGGTACACAATCTAATTTGTACGAATTTCAGTTATAATCGATCAATGTTAGTAGTCTTTACTATAAAATGTTGGAAATATATCTACGCTTGTAACTCCGGCAAATGGACATTACTACACCACCATCGCATAGCATtcgcaaatcaaacaaaaggtATACTTACATTATCTTCACCGAAGCTACTGGCATATTGGAGTGAACTTTCATATCAACGCCActgttgatgatgattgtaAACGTTGCCCGAATGCCCGGTTCGTCGTAGCACGGGAACGCGGTACGAGCGTCGACCGGCTGGAACTGGGTGATTGCGGCAAAACGCTCCACACCCTCCGCGTAGTACGAGGCCCGGAAGAACCCGGACACGTCGTCACGGAGGACATTCTCGAAGCGAATCGTCAGCTGTAACCGAGCGCCCTGGGCGAACTCGACGTTGGTTCGAATCGTCAGCAGTTCCCGTTCGGGATCGACGTCGATGGCTTCGATGGGAACCACGTTCTGGTTGGCATTGTGTACCGATACACTCACGATGCCAACTCCGCGGGAATTCAGGACGATCGATCGAGTTGCCTGTAGCACGAGAATCTGCACCGTCACCGTTCCGGTGTAGGTGAAATCCCGCTGGTGTATGTTGGAGTGCAACTCCAGAACGTAACTCTCCGGTGTGGTCTCGTTCGGCAGACGGTACTGTGACGAAACCCTCGGAACTCGCACTTCCTTGAGCCCTGAGTACTCCTCCTGCAGGTTCAGTTTGCTACGATCTAGGCGTCTTGGGTGCGAAAGTCCTTCGAGAGATACCGCAAAGGTGCACAGTACCAACAGCGCCAGGCTGCTCCGTCCGAACAGCATCGTGTCGGATCCTTAAACCAGTGCTCTGAAGCAAATGAAGTGTTAGCTTGCAATCGCGCGGATGGAACTAAATTGCTCCCGGCTAGTGGAGGGACTTTTTATTCCCAGCCAATTCAAACAATACTTATCGATGATCTAATCTTAGTCGGCTCTGGGAACGAAATTTGGATTTACTGATGGATTACCAGGAAGTTCTTCGACCGAGGAACACAATGCCAGGAGATGGTCGGGAATGAATCATTCCACCCTATCAAACATGATTGCGAAAGAGATCGTTACGCAGCAAGTCTGCTGTTGGATAATTGCTCGTGGACAATTGAAAAGTCGGGGTGTGATGTAAGGATCGTAGACGCAATTCTCGTTTATTTAAGATACTGTATCGTTTATCTTACTCTAATCATCGCTATGACGTTACACTGTATTTCCTGGTGATGGTTGGGAACAATGGCCTTGTCATACGCGAACCATCTTATCATCATCGACATCGTCATGACAATCTTCGTCGTCGTTATTATCCTAGTAGCTGTACTGTGACCACAACCAGGAGCGCGGCCAATGAGACACTGATTGTAGCAGCACCACCGTCATCATCGTCCTCGGTCGTCGTCTCTACCGTCGTAGTGGTCACGGTTGTGACTGGCGCGACGGTAGTGGTCACGGTTGTAGCTGGTGCGACGGTAGTGGTCACTTCTGGAACGGTGGTCGTCGTGGTCACCCCCGGAGCAGCGGTCGTCGTGGTCACCCCCGGAGCGGTCGTCGTAACTACTGTTGTCGTAGCAGCTGTCGTAGTGGTCGTGGGAGCCTCCGTCGTGGTGGTCTCCAACTCGACCAGGAACTCGGTCAAGAAGCTGGTCAACATCAGACCCTCGAATCCTTCCGTCCAGGCGATGTTAGTTTGAACCGAGTTGCGCAGGTTGGTCGCCGTCTGTGCGGTAACCCTGTCACCGAGTGCCGTGATAAGCGTGTTGAGCTGTAAAtgggatgggaaaataaaaatctctgTTAGACCTGGTCCTCGAATGTTACTCTGGTTCTCATGAATATCGATCTATCGGACGGTAGAGGCTGAACGCGCCATTATTACCTTGTTCAGTTCCTCTACATTGTTGGAACGGGACGCGATGCCGGACAGTGCCGAGGTGAGCGTTGACGAACCAAGCTGGCTGACAAAATCGTTGGTGTACGTGCCCTCCATGAGGAACTCGATCAATGCGTCTACGCCGACACGGCTTCCCGAGTAGACGGCCTGCACGACACGGCGACGTTCCGTGAGGCTATAGTTAATCTCGTTGCCATTACCCAGAGCGGTCAGGAGGAACGCCTGTAGGTATTCCTTGTTGGAGGAGCAACCCAACGAGTCGATCAGTGCCGTACGCTCGGCCAAGTTCTTCGAGTTCATCATCTTGCGGTACATGTACTGGTACACGGCTTCGTCGGCATTGCGCATACCGTAGCAGTACGTGACGGTTGAAATGTCCGCCGGGACTGCCGGTCCTGTACCAAGTGCTTCCCTGTTAAGGAGCGCACCGGTCCGTGTCAGACAGTCAGTGTAGCCGATCGTGCACGCCCAGGTGGAGATCGTCTGCTTGAGATACTTGTGCAGTAGTGTTTCGTCGGCTGCGACAGCGTCGATCGTTAGCGTACTATAGACGTTCTCGATCAGCGCATCCACGAACTGCAAGAAATCGTGGTATTGGGCCGTGCCTCGCAGGCGGCTGTTGAAGTACGACAACACCACATTGGCTGCCGTCCACGGGGCGTACTCTTGCTCGTTCCGCAGGTAGGTCAACAGGCGCAGGGTGATGCGCATATCGAGCCGACCGGACCGAGCGAGCCAATACGCGTCATCGATCAGCTGCGCCCTGTTCAGTCGGTGCACGCTGGCCCAGTTCGCGATCAGCGCGTTGGTGATCAACTCCCAGTTACGTTCGTCATAGTTCACCCGGTAGTAGCCAACCTGTTGCTTGTTGAAAATGATCCACTCGGTCGCGGGCACGGTCGTCTGGATACGGGCGGCCTTACTGGCCAACCACTGGAAGTCATCGAACTCGTTAAAGTCTGCCCGAGCCTGGTTCACCATGTTGTACGGGATCATCCAGATGTTCTCGTTCGGCACCTTGCGGTCGGAGTAGAAACGCTCCTGCGAGATAATGACATCGCCCGTATCGTACGATCGGCGCACGTTCAGCACCGGATAGCCGGCCTCCGTCGTCCAGGTACGCATGATCTGCGCCACAGTCACTCCAGCGGGCAGTACATTCTTGCCTTCGATGGCATCCTGCAGACCACTGTATAGCTGTTCATCATTCGCTTCCTTTAACGCACGGGCTTCGAGGTAGATCTTCAAACCGGCCCGCCAGTTGTCATCACCCAAAACGACACGCATCATGTTCAGTACGCTTCCCGCTGGAAAGGTAAAGGAAAACAGTCATACATCTGCGGACACCCCCTTCCTTCGCCACCACATGCAATTTCTCTTCCACAACTTACACTTCGGGTAGGCAACGCGATCAAACAGGGCCGAAATTTCGCCCGGAGTCGCCGCATTCCAGTTCATCGGTCGGGTAGATGCCTGACCGTCGGGGACCATGGCGGCCTGAATGACCTGCGTGTTGAACAGCTCCCAGTACTCCTCACCCGGGTAGGCGAGATCCGTCGCATAGTACTCGTACAGCGTGGCAAAGCCTTCATTCAACCAGATGTACTCCCACCATTCAGGACTGACCAAGTCGCCGAACCACTGGTGCGCATACTCGTGCGCAATGGTGGTCGCGATGCCGGTTTTGGTGCGATAAGTGCTCACGGCTGGGTTGAACAATAATAATTGTTCTCTGCCATaaaccgaagaagaaaacaacagtACACAGAACAATGTTAATGGGAATCCAATCGGTTTCGATAAGAGCGCGGTTTGCGATAGTGATCGTACTATATTGCTCTCGTCTTCTTcgcattttttcccattccgaTCGAAGACAATCTAGTCCCCGAATGGCTTATCGAGCGGTCTCTCATGATTTTACGATCGATATGCCCCAGCGGTACCGATATTTGAAGATTTATATGACGTATGGTTAATGAGGAAGGGaggacgggggaaaaaaaaggagaggGTACTATAAACGCACAATCATCGACACCTGCCCGGGGACGGCCCCACCCTTTTTTACCTGTACGTCACCAAGCCCCAGTTCTCCATGGCACCTGCCGCAAAGTCGGGCACGGCGATTTGGTCCATCTTCGGCATAACGCTGGCGTACTCGATGCCAAGGTAGTCGTCCAGAGCTTTCAGGATTTTGACACCCGCCTCCAGGGCGAAGGGGATCTCGTTGAATACATTCGGACGAGCGTAGACGCGCTGCGTTCCGGACTGGCGGTACAGGAAGTCGGACACAACGAATGCCAGCAGGTAGCTGGACATGGCGGGCGTCGGATTGAACTGGGTGGTTCGCATATCCGTCTCTACGTCGGTGGTGGTAGCGACCGGCATGTTCGAGATGGCGAAGTAAGTCCGGGAGTGGGTGATCGACACGGTGAATGTGGCCTTTAGTGCCGGTTCGTCGTAGCACGGGAACGCCATGCGGGCACTGGTCGACTCGAACTGTGTAGTCGCCAGATATCTGTGCAGGGGGTGACGGAAATCGAGAATGTGACGTGACAAGAACCACCATGAATGTCAATCGATCGCTGCTTACCTGCGCTCACCAGCGTCGTTCACGTACGATGACACATAGAACCCGTCATCGTTGGTGGTTAGGCGTCCCTCGAACGTAACCTCCAGCAGATAGAACCCGGTCTGCAGGATAGTCGGGCTGGTAAACGTCAGATGTTCCACACGCGTATCCAGGCTGAAGGTGGCGTCTCCGATCAGCGTGGGCGCTCCTTCGACACCGTTCGGTAGGGACGAAACCTTGGCCGTCAAGATGCTAAGGCCGCGGTTGTGCAACACCAGCTTATCGGTAGTCTCCAACACCTGCAGCTTGATAGCGACGGATCCCGTGAACGTTCGCTCGTTGCGGTGAATGTCCGTGCGCAGATGCAAGTCATAGTGCAGCGGGACTGAGGTCTTCGGTAGGCGGTAGGTTTCGTCCACAGCCTGAACCGGGGCCACACCGGTGATCACTTCACTGGCCGCGTCTAGATCCACCGGCTGCCCTAGCAGCTCATCGTCCCCATTTATTCCAACGTTCCTGAATGGAGGCCGCTCGGCTCcggccagcagcagccag encodes:
- the LOC131294330 gene encoding aminopeptidase N-like, with the translated sequence MLFGRSSLALLVLCTFAVSLEGLSHPRRLDRSKLNLQEEYSGLKEVRVPRVSSQYRLPNETTPESYVLELHSNIHQRDFTYTGTVTVQILVLQATRSIVLNSRGVGIVSVSVHNANQNVVPIEAIDVDPERELLTIRTNVEFAQGARLQLTIRFENVLRDDVSGFFRASYYAEGVERFAAITQFQPVDARTAFPCYDEPGIRATFTIIINSGVDMKVHSNMPVASVKIIGNGIKQTRFQTTPRMPTYLVAFAITDGFLSTRTTLRSPPSTINMEVLAPPGTTASAQAYGLTSGAAAIRAVEQYFNQTYDLPKLDQLAVPALYFGAMENWGLVIYAEPYLLYDEATGTNRDKENVIATIVHEFVHQLLGNLLTPHWWSDLFLSEGFATLYEYYLTSELEPSIRFRETFTIEALQTALLVDSNINIRPISYEVDTRRDVERMFDIISYQKAGSVLRMFHHALGERTFQKGMRRYINTNKDKSVTPDDLFASLQSAAQEDAVLPVSYDVASLMRPWIYQSGYPLVTVELHGDELVFRQEHYLNADITTSSDRTWWIPIAYDLLTAGTTQRKQLWIPQGTSQVTWPEPAVTENTLILLNPHQIAYYRVNYDVNLWERLIRHLISDPTSIPPASRGQLLDDCFKLFQTERNDATILFSLLQYIGQEVDAIPWTVALAADNLGVLQGALIPDRSAYEAFATFVAAQITNVFNLVRFDAGPDDAHELQQLRSTVIEWSCRMGLAACRTVALSRMLDDFTGAVSIPAYLKRSVYCGGATIASLEQLEALWLRLETVTDYRERAFIIDTLACAEDATFLDALLLSILERPTMYLSGEWEMVLTAVYQQSAIGYDAVDHWLSRNFLDILQSIASEPAFLDILADIERRADNIGRYYELIQLLKLLQLETYIDRGIFEYTGTLQIEIKVVKPTDQIVLHSVRSVIKSLKLLNSVQNQIPIKGYVFDKEKEFLVINVGEVVQPTSGTYMLDIAFTNTIDRYDRAGFYRSSYVSANGTTRHLGLTQFEPIDARTAFPCYDEPGIKATFEIVVTCGLEYHVRSNTPGKSTVDGDRKIFKFEKTPPMQTYLVAWLVSDFVGEEATLPQTMLTVATWAKPQSANLLTFSVNASKRFIPVMERYFNERYSLSKIDNVAIPDSDYANGAMENWGLVTYRESMVLFDPLKHGFSRQVVVVETIAHEYIHQFFGNLLAPKWWSFLWLNEGLARFYECYIGSLSHPDLIHRELFVADTMQKAFNVDKWPNVIPMTHYDETRHGIKHRFNNVVYDKAASVLRMMHYALGERTFQKGLRYYLQQNKPRGVVEESNLFDSLDQAAKEDKALPANLSMHEIFGSWSNQAGVPIVSVRRNRSEFYFTQTRYYAEPQEDPLNSSWWIPISFSTQSNTAYEKLPAFWMPPHISEVSYSIPLAEGETVTFNPHSTGYYRISYEEPLLDELIQRLTTDHGSIQPAARARLIDDTLNIAYRDGGDYSAALKLMSYLRDETDYVPWVVAYENLRYLKTMLRGDAKASEMLQTFTEQLAAPLLEKYSFAKRSHESANDEELRSIAIELACSASESCKSAENFYNANDRALVCSGLRLARADERNEIAEKMSRAPSVVSAIDYKLQANRKWIDRNVKPLTAALSQILAQ
- the LOC131282356 gene encoding aminopeptidase N-like is translated as MVRTLSVVSIGLCWLLLAGAERPPFRNVGINGDDELLGQPVDLDAASEVITGVAPVQAVDETYRLPKTSVPLHYDLHLRTDIHRNERTFTGSVAIKLQVLETTDKLVLHNRGLSILTAKVSSLPNGVEGAPTLIGDATFSLDTRVEHLTFTSPTILQTGFYLLEVTFEGRLTTNDDGFYVSSYVNDAGERRYLATTQFESTSARMAFPCYDEPALKATFTVSITHSRTYFAISNMPVATTTDVETDMRTTQFNPTPAMSSYLLAFVVSDFLYRQSGTQRVYARPNVFNEIPFALEAGVKILKALDDYLGIEYASVMPKMDQIAVPDFAAGAMENWGLVTYREQLLLFNPAVSTYRTKTGIATTIAHEYAHQWFGDLVSPEWWEYIWLNEGFATLYEYYATDLAYPGEEYWELFNTQVIQAAMVPDGQASTRPMNWNAATPGEISALFDRVAYPKSGSVLNMMRVVLGDDNWRAGLKIYLEARALKEANDEQLYSGLQDAIEGKNVLPAGVTVAQIMRTWTTEAGYPVLNVRRSYDTGDVIISQERFYSDRKVPNENIWMIPYNMVNQARADFNEFDDFQWLASKAARIQTTVPATEWIIFNKQQVGYYRVNYDERNWELITNALIANWASVHRLNRAQLIDDAYWLARSGRLDMRITLRLLTYLRNEQEYAPWTAANVVLSYFNSRLRGTAQYHDFLQFVDALIENVYSTLTIDAVAADETLLHKYLKQTISTWACTIGYTDCLTRTGALLNREALGTGPAVPADISTVTYCYGMRNADEAVYQYMYRKMMNSKNLAERTALIDSLGCSSNKEYLQAFLLTALGNGNEINYSLTERRRVVQAVYSGSRVGVDALIEFLMEGTYTNDFVSQLGSSTLTSALSGIASRSNNVEELNKLNTLITALGDRVTAQTATNLRNSVQTNIAWTEGFEGLMLTSFLTEFLVELETTTTEAPTTTTTAATTTVVTTTAPGVTTTTAAPGVTTTTTVPEVTTTVAPATTVTTTVAPVTTVTTTTVETTTEDDDDGGAATISVSLAALLVVVTVQLLG